The window CAGTTTAGTGGGGCCCTGAGGAGCCAGCCTGGGGAGTTGAGCTGGACCAGACCATGGAGCAGGGAGCACTTGTGCCTTATATCAAAGGAAGTGGGGAGCCATCAAAGAAAGGCAAGGACATGAATGATCCCATCTTCATCTCTCCTGAATAAACAAGGACAAGGCCTATagatattgctttttaaataattaggaaTCAGTGAACTGTGAGATTAACTTTCTTAGTCGTTCCTTATCTCAGGCACAGTTTCACATGCAAGGTATTGGGACCACCAAGCCTCTAACAATTCCATTTTCTAGTTGATGAATTCaacaaataaaaggcaaagaATATACAGCTGTTTTCTGATTCTCAATGAGAGAGGTGGCAGGGAGGCTTCTACAACACCACCAGCCCCAGAATCTATATTCTTGTcaattcctctcccttcctcatgGCTCTGCCTGCAGGTCCACAGAGAGCTTCCAACCACTGTCCAGGGAGGCCGGTCAACCTTCCCTCCATGACCAGAACTGCAGAGCAGCTTGGGCCTCCCTGTTAAATTCTGCTTGTGAGTGGAGGACTTGAAGAAGTGGGGTAAGGTGGAGTAGGGTCAGGCATAGTTAGGTTTCCTGATGCTGTGGCCAAAAGTCTCAGAGAATCGCAGGTATCttatgaaggagaaagaaaataacacatgTAGAACAAAACAAGATGGCATAATACCTGCCTCAAAGCTTGCAGTGGCAGCTTTGGCATTAGATTCTGCCCAGCTCAGTCCCCAGAATATGGATTCCCCTCCATGGAAGCATCTCATTGCTAAAAACCCTTACAAGATGTGTGAGAAACTTCTTCCCCCTTAAATGGCTGACTGAACAAATTTAACGGAGGCTGTTATCCACTGAGTTTAGTATCAAAGCTCTGAGATCCAGTTCTCTTTGAGTTTTTGCTTTCATCTGGAATCTTGCGCCCCTGCCCTCTTTGCTGCCGTCACTGCACAATGTCAAACAGCTGGAGTCTGGGCAGCACCAGAATCCAACTGTCTCAGCCTAACAAGTGAAGGGATGGGGGAAGAACAGATGGCGGGAGATGAGGAAGGTGGGGGTGTCATGGAGGACGAAAGGGGGCTGTGCTTGCTTTAGAGAATCTGATATCTTGGAAAAGTGGTCTCACGTGGAATTCAGTGTCAATAGATTCTATTTGTCTAGGGCTTTGCAAAATCAAGCACACAGAAGTGGCCTTGGactattctatttttcatttctctaacccagcttcacctctcactcaAACTTTTACTAATTTTCCctccatttattgagtgcctaccaagggtttatatatacatatatacacatatatatatgtgtatgtgtatatatatgtgtatacatatatatgtgtatatatagagagagaaatagtacatatatattatttccaaTATTCACAGAAACTAGGGTTTAGGGATGTAATTAATTTGTCTAAGCTCATGCAGCTTATTTAAgactggattcaaacccaggtttgtcttgatgccacaatattctttttttaaaaatctcatcctcggccaagcacaatggctcacgcctgtagtcctagcactttcggaggacgaggcaggtggaccagttgagcccaggagttcgagaccagccaggccaacttggagaaacactgtctctactaaaaatacaaaaaattagccggcctggtagcaggcacctgtagtcccagctactccagaggctgaggcaggagaatggcgtgaaccgggaggcggagcttgcagtgagccgagatcacacaactgcactccagcctgggtgacagagcaagacactgtcaaaaaaaaaaaaaaaatcaactgggcatggtggtgtgcgcctgtaatcccagctactcaggtggctgaggcagaggttgcagtgagccaagatcacaccactgcactccagcctggaagacagagtgagaccctgtctctaaataaataaataaaatatcattctCCCCCTGGGGTACACTTGTCCATAGGGAGCCTTGTGGGGATCTGGTGATTAATTCCTAAAAGTCAACGGAACATATAGCCAGTAGGAATGCCTGAGTTGACAGCCTGGGGCTAGAGAAGTCAGTCCCAGCCAGTTCAACTTGTATAAGGAATAGATGGCATCATACCAGGCTCACCTGTAGTTCTGCCTGAACCATGCAATTTAGGGTTTAATTATACGCTGTCTTGCATTGTTTCTACTAATTGTTGCATAGGTCAATCTTATACTTTCATTCATCATTCTTccttcagtcaacaaatattttagagCAACTGGGCATATTTCTTCTCCAGCAGCCCTTGCAATACCCAGCATAGAACGGTAAGCCAACTCAGATAACTAGTTAATGGTCCAGTCAAGAGCAAATGAGGGCTAATTTTCCTAATTATAAATTAATGGATTATGTTATGCATCTTGAAATTGTACTGAGATATTGCCTTAATAAATAGACACTTTATACACTCAACAGCTTGAATTTTAAAGCAGAAAGTTGGGTTCATGAATATCTCATTTCCAGTATCATTTATCAAGATAAAATGTCTTTATCCAAATATAAGCTTTTGAGAATAGTTATGTGTACAAAAGCCAATTTACTAATATTGTTAAAACTGTGAATTTTGGTATCtcgtttatttgttttttttttgtttttgagatggagtctcgctctattgcccaggctggagtgcagtggcacgatctcaacccactgcaacctcccgcctcccgggttcaagcgactcttctgcctcagcctcctgagtagcagggattataggcatgcgccaccacgcctggctaatttttgcatttttagtagagatggggtttcaccatgttggtcaggctggtctcaaaactcctgacctcgtgatccgcccccctcagcctcccaaagtgctggggttacaggcgtgagtcaccgcacctggccggtaTGTCATTTTTAATCTTAACCCATACATCAGAACTCCATTCTCTTCCTGTATATAATATCCTTAGACTCTTACATTAGTTACAATTAGTAAGTTACCTTAGTTCTTGGAATGCACTTGAATGTCTCTttcgaaaaaagaaaaacactcctTGGAAAGCCCATAAAATACTTCTTAATGGCTAGACAAAATTTGGGCATTttctaaacagtttttttttactGCAAGAAGTAGCCTGCAATTCATGAAATAGTTGTGAAGTAGTGTGTTTCACTGGAAAAATCTTGGGTTTGGAATTCTTACCACCATTTAGTTGTTGGGGATCTCaggcatgttatttaattttccttatctataaaatggagataattgcACCTATATAGCACAAGGTCATTATGGGGATTCAAGATGGAAGGTACACACAGAATCCAGGAGAGAAACTGGGAGaggaaggtgctcaataaacattagcttaTTTCTCAGAGGCTTGTtgaaaaggttaaataaaatcataaatatgaTGCAGTTCATAGGGTAAGCAATTAGTGCCCAGCTCTTCCCATTGGAGTGTTGTTTCCACTAAAGTGAATATTTGGcagttgttttctttattgttcaGTGTAATCATTCAGACTAGATAATTCAATCAAGTCTTCACTTGGGACCTTGTGTTTGATgatctcattgttgtttttaattaaaataatctgaGAGATGGAAATGTACATTGGAACCACTGGAGGACAATTTTGTAATACCAactaaaagcatttaaaatgttatatccTATCCATTGATCCCAAACTCCTACTTACATGAATTTACCCTTAGGAAATAATCAGAACAAAAAGATTTATAGCTAGATGTTTAGTCAACTGCAATACAGgatgataataaaaatggaaacgaTCTAAATATGTAACAATAGAAGAATGGTTGAATAAATAACAATCTCTCTCTTTGATGGGATAGTACACAGCAGTTAAGTCAAATTTTGAAGATTACATATGgggaaaataatcattaaaatgttaaatttaaaagcaTGATAACCTGTATGTACAATGAAcccaaatttgtaaaatatgaaaGTACCAGATAAATCAATGAAGAAGCTGGCTCCTGCCTGAATTACCAGATgcattaaaaattgtataaaatattgaataaactCACCCCAATTATGTTTCCCTTTAAATGTCTTTCAATTCTGATTCAATTAGAATCATATACTCAGTGTCGATAACGTGTTTATTTGTATTgatgagaaacaaaaacaagaaagaaaaatgactagAAAAAACACTCCACTATGTTAATAACAATGTTATCCCTGGGTAGTAACTTTaagttgattttcttcttttatgtgtttttctacattttctaaatttttgtcaGTGCACATATTTTATAATCAGGAAAGCAGATTTATATTAAAACAGAGGAAAACATCATCAAGTCCTTCTTTCTTGTCTACATCTTAATAATTTTCTCAGCATAATCCTCTCCAGATATCTTTCACAGTCAAAGAGATCCCTGTTTATATGATACAGGTAGAGTATCTACAGCACACTGAGAGGAAACCACGTCTTTTCATGTCATTCACTGAATTCCTTCCAGTTTATTCTGCACAGCCTAGCAACATAGTGACTTATATAGACCTACAATCCCTACTCACCTCCCCACTCCTTCCCCCGACCAAGCATTTAAATTAATGTGATGATCACTTCCATACCAAATGCTTCCTTCTTGGTGGAGGCCCATAACATTTCCAAGAAAGCAAGGTGCTAGAGGTAAATCACCATCAACAGAACGGACAGTAGCAAAAAGCACCTTACAAGATCCAGACTCCACCTAACTGTTTTGAAATGGCTAGAGATGCTGGAATGGGTTGGGGTGGGTTAAGATAGAGAAACTAATTGAAAGGGGAGGAGGGAATTAGGCAAGAAATACCCTCCAGGCAAAATGGAGTGGGGAGAAAATTCAGATACGTTGTTCTTACAGGACTAGTAGTAATAAACACAATCACATTAATACAAAgagcaataaaaacaataaacatatcTGAGGTACCAACAGTGTGCTTGATGCCGCCAGCAGAATTAAGTCCTCTTTATTAAGCTGTGATCTGCATTCTGCCTAAACTATAAGAAAGGTGAGCagcaggccgggagcagtggctcatgcctgtaaccccagcactttgggaggctgaggcgggctgatcacctgaggtcaggagttcgagaccagcctgtccaacatggtgaaaccccgtctctacttaaaaaaaaaaaattagcctggcgtggtggcaggcacctgtaatcccagctacacgggaggctgaggcagggagaatcgcttgaatcggggaggtggaggttgcagtgagctgagatcatgccaccgcactccagcctgggtgagagagccagactccatcttaaaaaaaaaaggaaagaaagaaaggtgagcAGCCTGCATGCATGAAGGAACAAGGCAGTGTGTCATTCTCCTGACTAAATGGTGCTGGTAGGGACTGTTACATTCTTTGTGTTCTGTTGTGTTCTGATGCTTAACTCAGAGCCTAGGGCTGTGTGGACCCAAAGACCAGAGTAAGAGAATGGAGAGTCCTAGGAGAAAGATGACAGAAGGGGTAGAAGATATCTTTGAGATGTCAAGCAACGAATAGTATATACAGgaatataaaagaatgaatcTGAGACCTTCATGCATCACGTTCTCATTGAGCGGTACTTGGAATCATCTTTGAAAAACAGAAGGCTGGATACGCTGCTTGGGTCCCTGGGGAGAAGGAGTGTTATCACTGCAGAGGAAGCTGGTTGACCCATTCCCTTGGGGGAATTAAAAGTTCTGTACCCAGGGTGGACCCCAGGCCTTGTAGTCCAGAATTGTGCCTTGGAAGGAGGACAAAAGAAAGTGGAAGCTAATATAGTCAatgactggaaagaaaaataggtCTTTGAGAATGTTGGGGGAGATTGTTAGAgattaaaagggaaggaaaattaGGATGATTAAGTAGGAAAAGGAAATGTAGGTGGATAATGCACAGAGAGAGTTCAGAGTCCTTTTCACCTTCTTGCTGAAAATGCATCATCCTCCAGATCCATTTTGCCAGAGGAACATGCCTAAGAATCCAGGCACAGAGCTGAAAGTACTCGataaatcaaaaaggaaattggCTTCTGCCTGAATGACTAAATACCGGAGAAAAAATAGTGcaaaatatggaataaaatacatttatgtttccTTTGTAAAGGTCTTTTGGTTCAGATTCAATTAGAGTCCTATACTCAGTGTAAAGTATGTATGTTTACTGACAAGAAACaagttaataaaaaacaaaacagggccgggtgaggtggctcacgcctgtaattttagcactttgggaggccaaggtgggcagatcacttgaggctaggtgttcaagaccagcctggacaacatggtgaaactccgtctctactaaaaatacaaaaattagccgcgcatggtggcaggtgcttgtaatcccagctgcttgggaggctgacactGGAGAATCTCTCGAATTCAGGAGGCAgactttgcagtgagccgagattgcaccactacactctagcctgggcgacagagtgagactctgtcaaaaaacaaacaaacaaacaaacacacacacacacacacacacacacacacacacacacacacacacacacaaaacccccaGAGGCCcagaaaagttaagtgactttccAAAGTCACAGTGGCTTCCTGACTCCCAGTGCAGCTGTCCAGCCACACAGGGAAGGCAGCACCCCCATTCACCCTACTACTAGCCTGGCTGTCTTATTTCCAGGACAGCTTCCTCACCAGCTTGGCACAAACTCCCAGTTCACTTTAAACAAATGGCTTAGCCCTGCTGGGACTTGGTTTTCTCAGCTGCAATGAAGATACGGAATGGATGACCGCTCACAACCTGTGCTTCATTCCTAAAAAATAAGAAGGGAATCCAATTTGCCACCAACTCAACATTTGCCTTCTCACTGCCCTGGAAAGGTAGTTTTTAAAACGTGGCCCCTGAcctgcagcatcagcatcacctgggaacctatttgaaatgcaaattcccaggtccacctactgaatcagaaactctggaggtggggcccagcaaaGGGATTTAGCAAGCCTTCCAGGGAGTCCTGCTGCAgatcaagtttgagaaccacagctCTGAAAGTTTTCTGACCAACACACACGCGCGCGTGCGcgtacacatacacacgcataGGTAACTAACTTTTCCGTGGCCACTAGCACCCCCAACCCatgcccccaaccccagccccagctctccctccccattcctccctggCTCCATCCTGGGATGATGAATGGAGGTCAGGGCGCTGTCAATGGACGACGCGGCAAACCCTCCCCAACCGACCGAGGGGGTCGGGGGAGGCTGCGTTAAGGCTTCCCTGAGATTGGTTTCCTTATCATTTTCTCCACCGCCGCTGTCCCATTTTCTGATGAGTTTGCTTTTAATGATTTATCCAACAGTTTGTCTTGCAGAAGAAGAAGACCATTGAGAGGTGGGTGTCAGGAAAGTCTTGGAAGAGACTAGGCGAAAGGAGGGAAGGATTGTACATGGAAGAGCAAGGGTGCGAGGTGAAGCTAAAGAGAAAGTGAAGGCTTCAGGGGAGCCCCCTGGGTTCGGGGAAAAGGGAGAAGATGGTGCTTTTGGTATGGGAAAGCAAAAGAAGTTGGAGGAGAGCGCGGGTCTGAGGCACAGCAAAAAGTGGGTGTTAACGGGAAAACTGCCCTAGAGTTTGGGGGACTTTTTCCAGCTTCCTTTCCAAGACTTTTTCTTTGCTCCATTttgctcctccccctcctcccagcctcctccactccctcctcctcctcctcctcgcaCGGTAATGGGAGGCTCCTAGGCAGGAGAAGCAAAAGAAGGAATTGTTTGCGAGTTCAGTCATCCAAAAAGCTTCTTCCATATGGAGGGACCGGGTGCGCTGGGCGCGGCGTCCCCTGCGTTGTCCTCCTGCTGCCGCCCCCGCGGCCGCCGCTTTCTGCCGCGGGGACCCTGAGCCCCGGCCCGCCGGTGTCAGCCGCCGCGCGcgcgcacagacacacacacagagacacacaaacacacacagaaaagacacacacgcgcacacacggCGCGCACACCCTCACGCCCGCCACAGCCACAACACGCCCGCACGCGCCCTCCCTCTCCGGCCCGCAACTTCTCGGTCCTCGGCTCCTTTGTTGCTCCAGCCGCGGCCGCTCGCCCGTGTTGTGTGTCCCCGGTGTCACCGAGCGTGTTGTGTGTCCGTGCGGCGCGGCGCTGTGTGGCTCCCTCGCGCCCACCACGCTGGCCCCCGGGCCCCGGCTCGCCCTTCCCAGGCGCCGGCTGCAGCAGAGGTGAGTCACGTCGctgaagtttgttttcttttcataaaaagtTGTGTTTACTGTTGGTTCGGGGAGAGGAGGGGGCGGGAGGCGGCCGCAGGCCGAGGCAGCGCCAGCGAGTGGCTGCCGGGGGACGTGCCGGCGGCGGGAGCCGGGTCCCAGCGCTCGGCCGGGCGCCCGGGGCTGGGAGCTGCGGCCGAGGCTGGGCGCGCCGGGCGCCGGGCGAAGAAGTTGGGGCGAGGCGGGCAGCGGGGGTCCCGGGGGCTGCAGCCGCTACGGGGCCCAGGGGCGCCGCATCTCGTTCCCTGCCGCAGCGGTCTGGCCGGGCGATGGTGGTTTCGCCTCAGCGGTTCCCAGAAGCTTCTCGGGTGGAAGAAGGATCCAGCCAGCCTCCCAAACTTCCACCGAAGGTTGACACCAGCGCCCCGGCCCCATGCTCCAGGCCGTGGGGGGAACCCGAGGCGTGGCGGCAAATGCGTAGAGTCACTCAACACGCACTCGGCCTCTTTGGAGGGTGAGGGTTTCTCATAGTTGGCGTCTTCTAAAGGAAAAACACTAAAATGAGGAACTCAGCGGACCGGGAGCGACGCAGCTTGAGGGAAGCATCCCTAGCTGTTGGCGCAGAGGGGCGAGGCTGAAGCCGAGTGGCCCGAGGTGTCTGAGGGGCTGGGGCAAAGGTgaaagaggtgtgtgtgtgtgtgagagagagagttcGTGTGTGCGTGTacgtgtgtgcgcgcgcgtgtgtgcgtGTTCGCGCCAGCAGCGTCCTCCTGGGGTTTTTGTTGATGTAACTGTGAGAAGGTGTGGGAAATGAATCTCTGGAACCAGTGGGAcggggctgtggggagggcagggaacCCAGGAAGAATTTTCATGGGGGTGTTGAAGGGCCTGCTTGACTTTCAGGATGTTCAGTATTAATTTGCTTTTCCAGGTGATGGGAGAATGCTGAGGGATgagagaggcaggcagacctGAAGGAGTTAATGGAGCCTCGGGGATTTGTTTGGCAGAGTTTTGTtttggggatgggggtggcaGTGCCAGAGTTGCTTGGAACAGAGTTGTGCTCCTCCAGAGATGTGGCAGTAGAGCTAAGAATACCGAAACCACACACCAGCAATCCCAAACTGGCACTTTTTGGGTGTGGTGGGGTGTTCTGCTGCTCCCCTCATCCCTTCTCTGCAAGTTCAAATGGGTTCGCCTAAGTTTTTGACCCAGAGTTACCTCTTTGAGTGGACTGAGTGAAGATTATATTTTGATTTCAGGCCCTTGTGCCACCTGCAGATGCACTGTGCCCAGCACACATTTGTCACCTAGTTCTTTGTTGTCCAGAACTCGGTACACATTGACCATTGGATGAATgtcattttaaaacttcagtgtGCAGACATTTCTGATTTATTCCACGACTGGGTCTTAAACAGGCAGCCCAGCTCTGTGATGGTTTTTTTCATCCCTTTGGTTACAGCCAATAAATCAATCTTCGTTTTCTTAAGGGCAGCATGGAAAATATTAAACCACAGTCTTGGGCTGCTTGTGGGGGCTAGGATGCCCATACATCTGGGTGACCTGTTTTCTGAACTTAAAGTAAATCTGAGGCAAGAGGTTAGCCATTTTGAGGTGTGTAACAGGTTTCCCAGAAACATTTCTGAGGTCTTATAATTGGTACTTTTTAATGGTCTCATAATTGAGACCCAGAAGCTTCTCGTGGTGATCTGAAAGCACCTTGGGGTCAGTGGGACAGAGGCCGGGCAGAAACAGCAGTAGAGTTATTATTTTCCTGCTATGAGTTTTTCAAATGAGTTTATGCAAAGaggtaaaatgaaagaaagaagagttgCCTCATTGGGCCACTTTGCTGACACTGTCCTCCCCTGTATAGATTTGTCACTCAGAATTTGGGCCTTGAGGAGGCTGGAGGGTGTCTACACATTTATGAAGCCTGAGGATTGAGACCTCAGACACTGTCTCTTTTATCCTCTATCGAGATACTTCAGAAATGCTTCACTGCAAGAGACATTCGCTAGGGAGCAGTTGTCCCCCACGCCATAGGCCACTGGCTTTACTTGGGAAAAGAGGTTGCTAGAAGCCAGAATGGTTGATTCTTTGACTACAACTGGAGAGGGAGGGTGTGGGGAAAAAATAGAGAGGACTCTGCTTAGCTGTTAATTGGTGAGCCAACTCTTGGTAAGCTGTGTGATTTATGTTCCTTTCCACCCTCCAAATGGGTCCAgagattttccctttttttgaagTGCTTT is drawn from Homo sapiens chromosome 3, GRCh38.p14 Primary Assembly and contains these coding sequences:
- the LOC124909486 gene encoding uncharacterized protein LOC124909486; its protein translation is MVTGWHWGPSHVPATIVKGINKSGGGRNEKDGGRLQPPGPPLPASPQLLRPAPGAPSLGRSSQPRAPGRALGPGSRRRHVPRQPLAGAASACGRLPPPPLPEPTVNTTFYEKKTNFSDVTHLCCSRRLGRASRGPGASVVGAREPHSAAPHGHTTRSVTPGTHNTGERPRLEQQRSRGPRSCGPEREGACGRVVAVAGVRVCAPCVRVCVFSVCVCVSLCVCLCARAAADTGGPGLRVPAAESGGRGGGSRRTTQGTPRPAHPVPPYGRSFLDD